A segment of the Anopheles cruzii chromosome 2, idAnoCruzAS_RS32_06, whole genome shotgun sequence genome:
TCGTTGCCGCCGCGTCCGGCGGTGGCATCTTAGTCTATACGTGAACCACAGTTAAACACTTACAGCACTACACCCGGACACTaagtaaacgaaaacaaaaattaaaccggAACGGCAAATGGGCTAATCCATCGGACGATGGTCGGAAACGGTGTCTCTTTAGATGCCGGCCAAAGATCAGAACCAATCGGAAGAGAgtgaaaaacaatcaacaaactgACCGCCGAATCGCACCGTGAGTAGCGGCAGTGGCGTGATGGAATCTAAGAATTAATTGCGCTTAATTAATACCGAACTGCCCCCAACTGCGGGCCACGCGGTCAAGGGGTTCAGGATCTAGTCAGGTAAGGTACATCCAGCCCGGCGGAGCTTAGAACACGGACGCAAACAGTAGCGAGTAGAGCGCCTTTCCGATGTAGTAGATGAGCCCACCGTAgattattgttttgcataTCTTGTCGACCCACCACATACTGTTGGGAGAGCAGAGATGGTACTGGTAAAGAAATCGTCACGACGCAGGGCCGAATCGCCGAATACTTACACTCTCATGTGGCGCCTAGCGGCCGGAATCGTGTCGTCCGTCTCCTTCAGGATGTACCACCGGGCGGCTCGTATACAGTTTTCAAAGTACTCCTGTATCTCGACACCTGTCGGGAAGTCGGGAACAGTGTGTTATTTGGGAGAAGTAAAGCCACCAAACGGAAGACCTCCATTACCTCCGGCATCGATTTTGAATTTAACCTTCTCCTCCTCGTTGATGATCGTTCGCAGGTACAGGATGGTGGCATTGTCAAAGTCCCACTGATTGTTGGCGTAGTACTCAAACACTTCAAAACCCTTGGCGATACGCTGATGTATTCTCCACAGTCTGGAATTAGGGAGCGGACAAGAATTAGCGATCGCTCGCTCCACCAGAGACGGTTCCACGGCCTACATTGGTTTGTATCCGAAGCAGTACAGTAGGCAGTCGATCAGAAACGCCGGTATCCAGTGGAAGAAGAACGCGGACAGATTGTGCTCCCATCGTGTGCGCTTCATCGACCCACCCGGGTACCACAGGACACCGTTCAGTGGGATCTTGTTCGACACGATCCACTTGCCGCGCTCGATGATGCCCTCCCAGGAGACCTTAATCTCTGCCGAGCTCACCAGATGGTAGATGTTGCGAGCATGATCCCTGGAAAATAGTAGGGCAGGCCTTAGGAACGATCCGGCCCAGTTTACTCTCCACGTCACAGACTTACTTTCGGCCAACGTAGTTCCAGGTGCACACGCACATCGCACTGACGGCAAAGTCCACGGGCAGATAGTCCCCATAGCCGTCCGAGTTGCAGTACATCGAACGGATCACACCCTTTCCGGCACCGATCAGCAGACCCACCGGGCCGTTGATGTTGTCCGTCCACCCGGGAATCGGTTCGCGCCAGGTCGGGATCACGATCGAGGGACGGAAGATGACGGCCGGAATCTCGCTCATCGACTCTATCACTAGTGCTTCGGCCAGAGCTTTGGTGTAGGCGTAGGTGTTGGGACAATCACCCAAAATTCTGCAACACGAACAGTGGAAACCAACCATTAAGAAGGAGACCACAAGCTGAGACCTTGCCCCGGATATGATACTCACTTTTTGGTCATACCATCGACGACGCTTTCCTCGAGCCATTCGACCGCTTTGATCACCTTGTGCGGATCGGCCGGCGGTGCGTACGGTTtctcgagcagcagcttctCGTTCAGATGGCAGTACGAGGTGGACACGTATCCGAACATCTGTGAAAGATCAGACAATCCGCGATCGTTAGCCACCGGGCGTAACGGGCTCACTCGGGCAACACTCACTTCCAGCTGTTTGCATTGCTTCGCCAGATCGATCATCAGCTTGGTGCCGCGGGTGTTGAGCATGACCGCCTTCTTCAGCGTCTCGTCGAAGCGGATCGTGGCGGCGCAGTGGTACACGATCGATATGTTGTCCGTCAGCAGGTTCCGGTCTTCGGGCGAAAGGGCCAGGTCCGGTTCCGTCACATCGCCCCCAACCACGGTGCACTGGCTCAGCAACGCATCCAGGCCGCGGATGCCTTTGACCGTGTCGAATAGCTGCGGAGCGAAACGGGGGCCATGTGGGGCATTAAATTCGCATCAAGTTTTTAAATCCGCCGTAAAAGTCGTTAATTGGGAGCGTCGATATCAAGAAGGCCAAATCAAAAGTTCGTTTGAGGTATTTTTTAAAAGATAAATCATTTTGCTTGTGGGTTCTTCTGACGGAGTGGCCACTTTCGAATAGTATACCTTATTGCTAATTTAAATCTTACTTTCAACGTATTATTGTAAAGCTGAATCTAGACAAAATGCCCGTTCGAACTTGCCAATagtgtttcagtttttcattAACGTTTCCAAAGCAACACGTTAAGGAATGAAACCTCAGCGACACCGTATGACTACTAGATTCATTGCTGTCACAAAAATAGTGTATTGGAAAAGTATCGCCTACTGCATGATAAACCCATCACTGAGCCATTACAACATCTGTGCGCTTACATAAACGCAAGATTAATCACATAATCACCTATAACGGAGAAAGTGCCTCATCCGGCGGTGTCACGAGCCATCGGGCGCCACTTAGTGCTTCACATGATTATGCGACACCCGGGGCCATTCGATTAGACTGATCACCGCACTGTTAAAACTGGCCGGTAATATATTCTACTGGCAGATTGATGCCGGTTACCTTTACGGCCATTAAAGCCCTACCATGACAGGATGTGCAATTTGACCCACTCGCAGGGCGTGTAATGGCGGACGTCTTTACTTTACGAGAATGAGGTTAGGTGGTTATGGAAAAATAGaagtaaaacacacaaaaaccggtgTATCTCAAAAGATGTAACAGACAACATTCGGACGTGCGCCACTTTACACCACTCTCGATGCGCTCTCGTGTGCGCAATGCTTCGGGCGTGTGCTAATGActaccaccgaccgccggttGCTTCATCGAAAGCTCAAATGAACGATTCAAACACCGAGCTGCGAGATCCGTGAATGCGTCGAGCCGCGATTGGGCAACCCAAGGTTGGTTTTTTACGCGGACCAACCCATGCCATGTCCGAGGCAACCTGTGCCGTCGACACAGAGCTTTTCAAGTGCCGACGCCACACGATAGTaaaaccgagagagagagggagtgcAAGCCTATGACGTTGCTGGTTAGCATCtgcggggccggggccggagctCCTTTTATGCTTCACGTGGCCCACTGGCCCACCAGCTCGTACGATGTCGTCGCACATCCTTGTCCTCAATTTGATTAGCAGGTCGCGCAGGCTTACCGGATTGGCGAAGACGTCCTCCAAGCGTTGCCGGGGCGCTTTGCCCTTCTTCGCCCGGACCAGCAAGTAGATCTGGCCGATCTCCGGGCAGCATCTGTAGCGAGAGCGTTGCGATGGTGACAAAATGGTCGTTCAACATCCGCCATCAGCGAGGCCCATACTTACCGGAGCAACTTCTCGATTAACGCCTTGCCCAGGAATCCCGTGCCGCCCGTGATCAGCACGTGCCGACCCTTGAACATCGGCGCAATGCGATCCTTTCCGTCGTTCATGTCGACGTCCATGTCGTGGCTTCTGGTTTTCACGGTACGCTCAACCGGAGAGACGCTGAGTGAGCAAATGAGAAGTAGGGTCACACAATTAGAacattgtttgaaaaaaaaacaccaaaccatCCACCGGAACTttgccacaaaacaaacaatccttAATCTGTCGATCGTTAACACGATCGCGGTAAGTACAGTGATTTGACCCCCGCATCGAAAGGTACGTTCTACACCTCATCACAAGCACGAAGTCACGAAACGGCGGAAGCTGCTTCAGCGGACGTGGAAGCATTAATTATCACCAGGCCATTAATTAATTCACTTTCAACAATCATAGAGACCCGGAGTCGTGGTCGATTGCATAATTGACAGCCGCAAACGGTTCGCTTAATTAcgcgcaccaccatcatcagccgcAGGAACACCACGAACTTTAACTTCAATTTGCGAACTACAATAGCTAGTGTTAATCTAGTGGATTAATTTGCATTGGGTTAGGGTCACTaccgccgtcgttgtcgccaTCGTTGGCGATTTACTCGCAATTTACGATTTCACTTGTCACTTCTCATTCTATGATATGTTCAAATAGTTTTACCGGCAATCATCAGTGATCGGCTTGTTTGTCTTGCCTTTGCCTTTGATGTATAGTACTTTGTAGTAATATCTTTAATTTAGTAATATTTTTCAGTCGCTAATCACAATCACCTAATGAGATTTCAACAAAAAATACGAATCTACCCGCAAGCAACGACTACAAGTCTGGCGGTTCCACTCGAATTAGTTGTAGCAACGGATCGCTACattgatcgatttttaattCATAACTTGATCGATGGTGGATGCCAAACGAAGCCCGCTAAGGCCCCCATAATTAACTGACATCAATACGATCTCTGACATCGATTCAACGAAGCGTTGGCCACGGCCGGTTGAACGGCCAGTGCCGATTTAAAGCAAACATTCCAAAGAACACTGTGGCTGTCGATTCCGTTTCGGAACGCAGTTACTGACCGTGTTAAGCCGCAAACGCAAGAACGTGACACCGTTTATTGGCCGGGGCAGATCGGGGACAGGCTATCCTTGAGGGCGTGTGGTATCACTATCGAACCACTAGCAGCGTCGCCATCAGTTACTTCCAACTAGCGGCTCCGTAAATGCTCCTAAGAAAACCGAACCTTATCCTTCACGGACGTTGgaagctgctgccgctgcactGGAAGAGCTATTCGTTTCAGTGGGTCGGCGCGTCGGTGATGACCTTCGCGTAGTCTTCGTGACACACTCACGGCGTGCCAGAGCAAGGCCATAGAAGGCGAAAGGTTTATGTTGCCCCTTTGGTGGCTGATAAATGAATGCTAACGTCTTGACGTTAGATTCGTCTCTGCTTGATGTTAATTAGGCTAagcccgttcccgttccttATTTGCATGTTTACCACCGAAATACCGTAGCCGAGGAGCCCCGTGAAGGACTCTAGTCCGTCAGAGATCGCGACCCTTGAGAGATATTGATTTAAATTCTTTGCCAGCAGACACTGCGTTGTAGTAGCTCCTTGTTGAAGGTTAATTCGAGTGATAAAATTCATGTACCTAATTTTAGGTAACTGGACCGGATCGACGTatgtaaatttattcactGCAGAATGTTTTGATCGTTGGCATGGGCGAAGAAAGACATTGAGCGCATCTGGGCTGTAACACGTGTGAGGATTGGCAAGGGTAAAGGAATCCAAGCCCAGCTTGCCGTGAAACGGACGCCCACGTCAGGTCAGAGAGACCCACTTTCCGGTGCGCTTCAAAATGAGAAACCCACGGTAAGCGGATACTTTGGCCCCTGCCGGTAATGAAGAGAAATTTACGAACGACAAACTTCATCCAATTTATTAGGATGTGACAGAAGGAGTGGCACTCCCACCGTGCGGCTCCACTAACTTAACTGACGTAATATCTATCGGACCTTCGATTCACGCTTCTACGTCCGCCCCAATCGAGTAAGCTCATTATCCAATATTTCGCGTGCCATCCACTACGGACGGAACTCAGACTCAGATTTTCGAAAACCGAAATGTTGTAACCGCCCGTCTGGTGCGAACCTAATCGCTAAGAGACGCGATCGACCGTCAAACGTGTTTCGTGTGGCGCAAGTGTCAGTGACGTTTGGCGGAGATTCGTtgacggcgcgcgcgtgagcGCCCCCCAAGGTCAATGTCGAATGATCACACCCGGTAGGGTATCGCGCTCCTTCGATCAGCGCCGCTTTCAaggttccgccgccgccgccgccgaagtaGATCACACGATCTGTCTTCGAGCGCGCTCCAGGCTCCCGGCGAACGACAGCAGACAACGAACCCACCAAATCTGTTAATTAAGTGCGGAGCTCCGCGTTTCGGGCCAGGgctaatattttttaattttctccttctCCGCACAAAGGTTTGCCCTCACCGCGCCGAGTATTGCGTCGAGATATTGACTCAGCGATGCGATGGTTACGACGATTGGGCCACACGGTTTTGAGGCATTTCCGCCGGCAGCGGTGGGCCCACGcgggggaaaacaatttacttTTAGAGTGAAACTAACAATCgtaacaaattgttttatacCACAGCTTAGGAGACCATAAAAGAGCCCCCCGCACATGGCAGACACCAGAAGGAGTCACACTTGTTAGGACCAGGCTGATACTAAATACTGGTATACACCTTAATCAATCTTCGTCTATCGCCGTCGAAGGTGAGCGTGATAGGGTGAGtcgataatgatgataatcAGTTAGTCTTCTCCATTTGCTTGCAGGGTCTTGAAGGCCAGTGGAACATCAAAATCGGTCACCAACATTAGCATCCATGGCCAACATCCGAGGTGGGATGATTCCAGAGCCGTGATGGAAAGACACCGGCCAAGGAGTGTTACAAGGGCAGCTCTTTTAGATCCATCAAAACATCCAAAAGACTTCAAACTATTTAAAACGTAGGAAACGCACAGTCACAAAGGTTGCTTGCTAATCGGAGCGACAGAGTTCAAGGTTTGGTGGCTTTCTAAACGCAGTCCAGGAGCTGAGATAGCCTTCGGCTAAAGCTGTGCAGATAAAGGCTTAACTGCCGAAAGACTGTTTAAGGCTTTTGACTggtgagcaaacaaaaacaaataaaacaggATATAAAATAAGCAGGAAgtcaaccgaaaaaagaaatcaatacATAAAAATACGGCGCACACGTCTAACATCCCGGTTAGTCACACCAGGAAGTCAAGACgtcggcccggaccggactaTCGATCGCCGAACGATTAAAgtcaccgacaccggccaTTAGGCTCGTCTGCAAATCGAAAAGCCTGACCAAAAGACGTTGTGCCCTGTGCAGACACCGTTAAATTAGTCACAAGTCGAACCGATGAACGTGTAAAGGTCACAGAAACCGCGCTTCCACGATCATTAGGAGCTGCGTATTGCAAGACGCCAACGGGCCAGACGTCGAAAGGGCGAAAGTCTAATGCGCGGCGTTGCGCGGTGGCAGCCCTGTGCGGTGTGTTGAAAGAGCATTGCCAAGAACAAGATTTCACTTCCTCGGCCTGGGCTGCATAGCTGGGCGGTTTGAAAGTGCACCGTCTAACGGCACCGTGCATCGCCGAAAGTCCACCCGGTTAGGCAAGACCGTGCGGTCCTTCACGCACCCAAGCAACCTGCTTCCCAAGCCCAAGAGCATAACATTCCGGTGGCGCAGGGGGTTCCGACATCTTCTGGTACCTCTCGTGAAACCACACACGTTAAGGTGCAGCATTGCACCGGGCTCGCGATGCAAGTCGCATTTGCATGTGGGCTGCATTCGTGTTAGACTCCAGCTCCATTCTCTCGAACTTCGCTGATCAGGTGGGCACCTCGACACCTGGGATTGGGGTCGTGTAGTTCGTGGTTCTTTAATTTCCCGCGCACCGCGTGAGCTGGTGGGTCGATTGctcaaataaacaaactcaAAAACTGGTTATGCGTACGGCGAACGGCGGTGCACAACGTTCCAAGGAGCGAGGTGCAAGATTTGGTTGCGACGGTCGGTCTACTTCGCCTCTCTCATTACTTTTCCCCGTCGAGACATGTGCCCCTCGCATGGCGCGATGATGACATCGAtcaccccgacgacgacgcacagaccaggccagccagccaggtaaCCTTCACCAGCCGCAGCCTGCAGACTGAAGATGCTGTACGCGCCCGCTCCTATtgccgctgctgatcgatGGAATGGCTTATTTGCAGACCGTGCGATGGCGAAACCGTGCTGGGCTGACGCTGTTTCGCGCCGAACCTACCTTGGCACCGACCGAACTTGGCACTGGCGTACAAAATGGGGTCGAAGTTTACCGAAAATTGGTGTGAAGACACCGCCCCGCAGTCGATCGGGTCGTGATCGGGCTTCTGTGGCCCTCCAGGGAACGATCGCCCTCAGACTCAGCCTGAGCCTTACCAACTACGCCGCGTTTCTAGTGTCACTTTCAACCCGCACACCGTGTTGCACAATTTCCAACACTTCTCTCCAGTCAAACGTGTTTCTGGGTGCACCTGGGTGCACCCTCCAGAACTCCTGCCAAGTGGAGGCGATTGCGAAACTTACTTCTCGGGGCCCGCTGCAGTACTCGCTCACGCAACGCAATCTAAGCACCGTTAAGCCACCGTTCACCACCGAAAAAGCCGAACCGCTCAGCGTCGAATCTACCGATCAACTAAAGCCTGGCCCGATCTGTGCCTACCTCTAACGACCTAGAGCTTCGGCCGGCCGACATGGCTTTTCTCAGGATCCCCAcctcaaaaaacaaaccgggcCAGCAGATTCTGCTCTCGCAATGTTTCGGTGGAAATCGTgttcgcacgcacgcacactacGGCGCTATGGCCGCGGAATACCTCGCGGTCTCGCGGTCGGTCATTGcaatgacgatgacgatggtaaTGGTGGTAACGATGTTGGTGGAaaacacaccgccgccgccgcttgaCGACGCCTGCTTTGCGCCCTCTGCAAATGGTGAAGCAATCCCCGGTGAGACTCTTTCACGAAAGCAACCTGCGTCGTTCTGCGCAGTGATTCAGTTTGCGCGTATCTAATTTGTTTCTGCAGGCGCTTCTCGCAGTAGCGAGGGCTTCTTCGAGGGCAAGAGAGAGCGCCGAGCTTTTGCGATGATCCGCGGTTTCTCACTCGCGAGATCGCCATCGTGAGAAGATCGCTTGATGGCGTAACATCGCGGATGAGACAGGTGTGCCGCGGGCTGATCTTGCAGATTTGCCGGCCTCCAGACAGCAGACGGAGCGCAGACAACCTCAGAGATTGACCACCACAAAGTAGTCTATTTTGGCCAAACTCCCCATTTTGGACCCTTcgtgacgctgctgctgacatCTTTGTTCTTTGATTATTTGAAATACTTTTTtagtatttaattttattaaaactgTACCGGATGTTATACTTAAAGTAGTTTTAAATAACGTTAAATTATGgcagtaaataaaaaaagattgCTTCTCACCCGAAATTTTTAGCTTCTCCGGATTCCGAATCTTTGCGTCTCACATTTGTGAATGAGTAACTTTAAACTAAACCGCTATTAACCATCTTCATTCtggaacgcaaacaaaaaaaaggagaaaaatggCCGTCTCTTAAACATGTAAAATGGTTTCCCCACACACTTCTACACACCGCAGGAATCCACAAAACCGGATAGTGTACGGCcaaccgacaacaacaacagctcaCCAGATgaaaccggcggccggcagcgcGCAGAATATTCGGAGATTCCTTTCGGGCCGGTTCAATGATTGAAAATCGATCTCCGTCTTAATCGGGCCACCACGACAAACCCAGAACCCGTGGAACGACCCGAAACATCAACGCGATAAGGCGCGATATTATCGAAGCCATTGCGGGTTGGTCTCTTGCGAAGAAGCTCCGGTTGCGAAACCGGTCTCCGGGTTCTGGGTGGGATCTGCCTCGGTCGTCGAACTGATAGCCTGGGCTTTGGCCGCCCCCCTCGAACCGAAAACGCCTCAATGATGAGCTATGAATAGCGCTAATGATGCGTGCACACTTTTTGACTTCTCGGACTACCCCAGCATTGTTTGGTGGGGCGTTAGCACGGGGGGCAATGTTTACGACTGTGAGCACCGAGGAGCATAAATCTGGAGCAACTGAagcggaacgaacggaaccgagTGAATCATGTTTCGGAGAAAATGGAGTAAATTTCTTAAATAACTAGAAGAGTAATCCGAACTATGTTCTTATGTTTGTAagctatttttcttttatctgTTTGAATTATAATGTTGTGAAATTGGCGGGAGATttaagaatattttatttatcagaACCTTTAATCGATTCATTTTACTGCATCATCCACTTAAGCTAATCGATTTACCAAAAACATCATACCGTTCCCCCAAAGGGATCATCGATAAGATCCTCAGGGTCACAGCAAAGGATACGAATTGAAGAAAGGATTTTTATGACCTCATGGCTTCCGGTACGAATTCCCGTACAATGTCCCGCGACGCTCGCTGCCGGCGGCACGCAGAGATCCGTTTGAGAAGATATTCCAAGACGAAAAATGCAATCTCCACGAAGCTGATGAAACTGCAGCCGAGAAAAAGTGCTGCGCAGCCACCGAATGAAACTGTTGGGCCGAAAGGGACATTGTTATTAAAGAACACAACCCCG
Coding sequences within it:
- the LOC128267985 gene encoding putative fatty acyl-CoA reductase CG5065, which encodes MDVDMNDGKDRIAPMFKGRHVLITGGTGFLGKALIEKLLRCCPEIGQIYLLVRAKKGKAPRQRLEDVFANPLFDTVKGIRGLDALLSQCTVVGGDVTEPDLALSPEDRNLLTDNISIVYHCAATIRFDETLKKAVMLNTRGTKLMIDLAKQCKQLEMFGYVSTSYCHLNEKLLLEKPYAPPADPHKVIKAVEWLEESVVDGMTKKILGDCPNTYAYTKALAEALVIESMSEIPAVIFRPSIVIPTWREPIPGWTDNINGPVGLLIGAGKGVIRSMYCNSDGYGDYLPVDFAVSAMCVCTWNYVGRKDHARNIYHLVSSAEIKVSWEGIIERGKWIVSNKIPLNGVLWYPGGSMKRTRWEHNLSAFFFHWIPAFLIDCLLYCFGYKPILWRIHQRIAKGFEVFEYYANNQWDFDNATILYLRTIINEEEKVKFKIDAGGVEIQEYFENCIRAARWYILKETDDTIPAARRHMRVMWWVDKICKTIIYGGLIYYIGKALYSLLFASVF